Within Myxococcales bacterium, the genomic segment AAGTATCTGCAGCAGCTCTTCGGTCAGGTCAACCAGCGCGCTGAGTTAAAGGGCAGTTCCTTTAACAAGCGAGAGGCAGTGGACACGCTCAAACAATATATGGCGCACATGCCTTAGCGAACTTCGTCGATAGCTATCATCCCGTCGAAGACATGGCGAGCGGGACCGGCCATACGTACGGCCTCTTGCTTGTTGCCTACGTGTACCCAAAGGCGACCGCCGGGCAGATCGACAGGAATGTCCGACCCCCTTGGAATACGCTGGGTTTCTACCGCGGCGACTGCGGCCGCACAGGCTCCTGTGCCACAGGCCAGCGTCCACCCGGAGCCGCGCTCGAACACATATAATGTGATGGCACGTTGCTCAGGCTGCCAGGATGCAAAGCCCACATTGGCTCCGAGTGGCAGTGCTGGATGGGTTTGAAGCAAAGGGCCGAGCACGGACCTCAGATTTTCATCTATGGCGTCAAAGGTGACAATGTGAGGATTACCCATCGACACAGCTGTCATAGACAACTGATGCCCTTGTATTTCGAGCGGGAAGCCGATCCACGGTTCGTCCGAATAAAGAGGTAAATCCTTGGGCGTAAGCGAGGCGGGGCGCATAAACACCTCTATGCGGCCCACCCTCCGTGTCCCTTCGGCTTCGGCGATACACCGGTGTAAGCCGGATGCGGTCTGGATTTCCAAATCCAGGCTAGCCCTTTCGCTCTTGCGCAATTGATGAAGCGCCACGCATCGGATGCCATTGCCACACATTTCCGGCTGCGAGCCATCGGCGTTGAACACGCGCATCCTCGTGTGGCCCCGATCTTGATCGACGAGTAAAACGCCGTCGGCCCCTACGCCGTGACGGCGATCGCACAAAAACCCCGCATCATGCGCGCTAAGCTCGGAGACCTGCTCTACGACAATAAAATCGTTGCCCAAGCCCTCGTACTTTGAAAACGATAATGTGGAGGCCTCAGACAATCCCGCCCGCGTTGTTGAGGCGTTAGGAGCCTCTAGCATAAGCGTAGAGCCTCAATCGCCTGTGCGTAGTCGGTCGATCCGAAAATGCTATTACCCGAAACCAATACGTCCGCACCCGCTTCCTTGGCCAGCCGCGCCGTCTGGGGATTAATCCCGCCGTCAACGGACAAGTCGATATGTCGCCCATGCTGTTCAATGGAGCGCCGCAACGCCGCGATCTTCGGAAGCACCGCAGGGATGAATGTTTGGCCCCCGAAGCCGGGATTCACGCTCATGACCAAGATCAAATCGAGCGATGGAAGTACATACTCAATGGTGGACTCGAGGGTGTGCGGGTTGAGGGCGACACCTGAACGTTTGTTCAGAGACCGGATCAAGCCTAGGGTCCGGTCCAGGTGCACGCAGGCTTCCATGTGGACGGTAATCATGTCGGCACCTGCCTCCGCAAAGGCGGGGATGAGTCGCTCCGGATGAGTTATCATCAGGTGCACATCTAGGGGTAGGCGTGTCGTTTGGCGGATCGCGCGTACGACCAAGGGGCCAATGGTTAAATTGGGGACAAAATGGCCGTCCATCACGTCCACATGCAGCCATTCCGCCCCCGCGGCCTCCACGGCCCGGACCTCCTCGGCCAGTCTAGCGAAATCCGCCGACAGAACAGAGGGGGCAATTCGTACACTTTTTGAAGAGGGGGGCATGATTGTCTATAGTGAGTGATACAAGACCGTTAATTGCACGTGCGAGCAAGTCCCTCCAGATCCCCAAGCATCTGGTTGCTAACGTACTGGGTTCTAAGAGGTTCCGGAAGGCATGGCTGAACAACGATACCGAGTTCTTGAGCGCTTAGAAGCTGGCGGAATGGCGGAAGTCTTTCGTGGGGCGGCCATTAGCGTTCAAGGGTTCAAGAAGTCGGTGGCGATCAAGCGTGTACTGCCGCACCTCGTGCAAAACAAGAAATTTCTCAAAATGTTTCTGGATGAGGCGCGCCTGGGCGCAAAGCTCAGCCACGGGAACATTGTGACAGTGTTTGATATTGGTGCTGCGGATTCGACGTATTTCATTGTGATGGAATTTGTCGATGGCACCAATCTGAAGCGCATGATGGAGGCGTTAAGGAAAAAGGGTGAGACCGTACCTGTCAACGAAGCGGTTTACATTTGCATGGAAGCGTGCAGAGGCCTGAGCTACGCGCATGAGCTTGTAGATGACGACGGCTCCCCGCTCCATCTAGTGCATCGTGATGTCTCGCCCCCCAACATCATGTTGACCAAACGCGGAGAAGTGAAGCTGACTGATTTCGGCCTAGCCAAGGCCACGACTCAACTTGAAAAAACCGATCCCGGGGTGGTCAAGGGCAAGTTTAGTTATCTGTCTCCGGAGGCGGCGATGGGTCAAGAGGTCGATGCCAGAGCGGACGTATTTGCACTGGGTGTCGTGCTTTGGGAGATGCTCGCGGGAAGGCGGCTCTTTATTGGCGAGAATGACTATCAGACCGTCAAGTTAGTCCAACATGCTCAAGTGCCCAGCCTCGGCGCGCTCAATGCCGAGGTCGATAGTGAGCTTGAGGAGCTGGTGAACAAAACGCTCGCGCGCAATCCCGACGAGCGATTTCAGAGCGCGCGAGATATGGGCAATGCACTTGCGGATTATTTGTTTGGTCATCAACGGCGAGTGACCTCATACGACATTGCCAACCTGGTCAATCACACCATCACATCGCCAACTTCGGTGGTGGCTCCGGTGAGAATCTCTTCCCGAATCGATAAGCTAATTCAGGAGGAACTGCAGAATTTCACCTCACTCGATAGTATGTCCGACCCGCTGGCTCATGCCGATAGTCCGGAGCCCCGGCTGGCCTCGAACGGGGCACGTCCTTTGGACGCCCAGATATTTGGCGCAAGGTCAAAGCGGGGCGCCGAGGAACAAAACCCGGAGGGCCAAGTAGATACCCGCAACTGGGGAGAGAACTTGCTTGAGGACGATCCGGCAAAGACCCTGCCTCCCTCCCGGAAAATCCCCTCGCTTAGGCCTGCGGAGGGACTGGCGGGCTGGCTCGAAGAAGATACCGACAAGCACGCTCGGCCTGGGTCTTTGGCTTCTGGCGGCCCCATGTCTCATATGCCCGTGTCCGTATCGAATCCACCGCTGCCTCGGCCACCTAAGCTCCCTCAAATGGCTCATGCCACAGCCAAAGGAACGGCTACATCGGGAAAGATGTGGTGGCTTTTCGTGTTGAGCGTTATGGCGACCGCGGGCCTTGCCGCTGCCGCCTGGCAACTGAAGTGGTTCTAAACTGTTGCTGGTTGATGAAATGACCTAAGTCACTCGCTTAGCGATGACTGCAGGCGCGGGCCAAGTCTTGCATTTGGTCTCTATCATAGCCGGTGGGGGCAGCGCTCAAATAACGCTGACTTAGCTGACAGGCTTCTTCAGAATGCGGCAGCAGTTTTGCAAGGGCGGCAAATACTTCGGGCAAGGGCTCGGACCCCTGTACTGCCAACCGCAAGCGAGCGACACGGTCCTTATCCCGCTGTTGCGCGATTAGGGCCAGCACATGTTGAGCGGTGCTTGAAGATGGATCAATGCCTACCGCTTGAGTGGCCCACGCATTGGCATGCTCAAAGTCGCCCGTCTCAAAGGCGATGCGTGCGCGCATGCCCAGGATCGTGGCTTGCATCCACGCGCTGCTGTTGTCAGTGATGAGCATTGCCGCTTTCTCCAACTGGCCTCGAGCCTGATTGAGCTGCCCTTTTTGAAGTTGGCACCATGCAAGACCCATGATCGCCCGCGGGAGATCCGGCTGGGCTTTCAGCGCCTTAGAGAAGGCCGCGTAGGCCTTTTGATATTGCTCGGCCTGAAACCACAGCATCCCGAGGTCTGCCCATAGCGCCCCCGTCTTGTCGGGAAATGCCTCCACCGTTAGAGCACCTGCGTGTCCTGTGCCCATTAACACCAATAACCGTGCTCTTACTTCATTGTACTCTCGACTGTCTGCCAATAACGGCTCCATGCGATGCAAGACGGCTTGAGCTTCGACGATATTGCCACAGCGGGTTTCAGCATCAGCCAACCCGAGCAGTGCATCGCGGTGTTCTGGTGCGCGCATCAGCACACTTTGATAGGCACTTCGGGCAGCTCGGCAATTCCCCACCGCTTGTGCGATCTTTCCAAGCTGTAGAGCGAGGTTGCTGTCTTGAGTATCCGCCGCCCGCGCGGCTTCGGCCTTCCTGAGCGCAGTGGTCGGGTGGTCATCGGCCAGGTCGATCCAGGCTGCGAGCATCAACACCTCCGGCTCCTTGGGATAAAGGACCATGCTTTCTTTGAGCGTTTGATGCGCCCGCTGGACGAGGTCTGCGCGGATCTGCGCATGGGCCAGTTGAATCATTAATCCGAGATGTCCCGGAGCGTGCGTGAGGCCCTCCTCTAATACAGCGATGGACTTGTGCGGCAGCCCCTCGTTGATTGCGATGCGCGCCAGGCCGGCATAGGCCTCGGCGCTTAGGGTTGGATCTGCTGTGGCCTGCTCGAACAGGCGGCGTGCCTCTTGCAGTTCCCCGCGCAACTCATGCAGCCCCGCTCGCAGCAATCGGGTGCGGGTGGCATCACCACTGATCTGCAAGTCCACCTGCACTTGGTCGACATGATGACGTGACAATGCAAGCTCCGCATGAAGCTGCGCTCGGCGTTCAGGGTCGGTGGAAATTGTGGGCAGCGAATGACACATCTTTGCTGCATTCGCGGGAAGTTTCGCCCTAAGCATCGTTTCACACATGTCCATTCCGAAACTATCTTGCCAACGAGGACCATTGAGCTCCGCCCGCTCCACATGGCGCCTGGCCAACCGGAAGCGACCAGCCGCGAGCGCGACTTGGGCTTTGATTAAAAAGGCCTCCGCTCTCTGGGGTGGGGAGGCTAAAGAGCCGAGCGCCTGAAGTACCTCATCTGCCTCTCGTTCGGCTTGTGCAAACTCGTGAGCATATTCAACGAGGATACGGGCTCGCGCCAGTCGCACCACGGGAGAACGGTCGCCATCAGGCGCCCGATCCAGATCTCTTAATGCCCCCTTAACGTCGCCGTTCCGAGCGCGAAGTCGTGCAGCCAAAGCGGCATGACGCGGTGCATAACCCCGCTGTATCGCCGCCGCTCGTGCATCGAGTTCCGCGCGAGTGAAGTCGCCGGATGCTTGAGCGGTGAGGCTGCGTGCTCTGGCGGCCTCGGACGAATGCTCGTTGTCATCACTGGGCGAAGTCGCAGAGATCACACTTCTTGCAGCGACAACCTCACCCCGCTCCAAATACAAATAAGCATAGGCCAAATGAGCGTCAAGCAGTGAGCGAGCCGCCGGGCTCAGCGATCGTAAGAGGGCTTGCGCTTCTCGGGCATGGTCGATGCCGTGCTCGAGCTGGCCTACGGCCAACAATCGCGCTCTAAGCGCTTTGAAACGATCGTAGGGGTCTCGCTGCTGTTTGGCGAATTGGATGGCTACGTCAAGCGAGGCATACAAACCATTGTCTGAAGCGACCTCTACGAGTGACATCGTACGATCAAAAGCGCGATGCTCCAGAAACGCTCGCACTGCAAAGAACGCGCTCACCGCTGATCCCAGCAACAATAGCGCAAGGACGATCAGACTCCCCGTGAGCGAGCCGTGCCAGGGCAATTCGGGCAGGCGCTTCAGCTTCAGCCGAGTAAAGAGCTGTGCTAAGGACCTTCGGCGATGTCGTGAACGAAGCCAGTGAGGATCGTCGAGCGCGCCTTTGGCCCTTGGAAGCGGATGGCGAACAGGCTCGGACGGCCTGGCTATCGTGAGCGCATCGTCCTCAACGGGCTTGTCCTTCACCCAGGTGAGATCCGCGTCGTCATCTCTGTGTGTCATGTTTGATGGGAACGTCGAAGCTCAATTAGCAACTGTTCCTGCTCCTTAACCGTTAATAACTGGTGGGAATAACGGGCTTGCATATAACGTTCAGTCAGTCGTTCCACCGCATCGGCGCCGAAGAATGATTGGGCCTTCAGGATATTAGCATACTCAAGCGGCGTGAGATGGGCGGCTCTCTCTTGCCCATGTTTCAGAAGCCAGCGCTCAAGCTCGCGATAGAGGCCAAGGCCATTGGAGGACTCCCCTGTGCGCGTCGAGCGATCGCGATTTTTTCTTTGTCGATACAGAAAGAAGCCCAACAGTCCCGCTGCTCCCGGCATTAGTATCCACCACCCCGCGTGCGGCACCGAGGGAGGCTTGATCGTTGGATGCTTCTCTGGCTCAGACGTGCTTTTGGGCCTAAGCCGCGCCAGCCAACGCTGCAGGCGTTCCCAATACCGCAGTTGATCAGGCAGATCGTACGACACCACGTGCCGATCCCACTTTGAGCGCAGTGCATCAATCAGGGCGCGGGCGTCTACAAAGAGGCCAGCCTCGACGTCCATAGAGGCGCGCCCTAGGGGGGTGGGATCCAGGGTTACCCATCCGACGCCGTCCACGAACGCTTCGACCCAACTGTGAGCATCCCCTTGCCGGACAGCGATATATTCGCCGAACCGATTGTACCGTCCGCCCAAAAATCCCATGACGTGGCGCGACGGGATGCCTATCGCGCGCAACATTATGGCAAGCGCGCTTGCGAAGTACTCGCAGTGACCGCTTTTGGACACAAACAAGAAATGCTCAAGTGGGCGAGGTCCAGGATTACGCGGTTGGTCAGTTGTATAGTGAAACTGAGGGTCATCTCTCAGAAACGCTGTGATGGCGGCGGCTTTTGAAATGGTTGTGCTTCGGTTCTTGGTGATTTGCTGTGCCAGTCCCACCAGACGTTGGTGTTTGGGGGGGATCTGCAAATAGCGCGTGCGACTTGTGGCAGATGGCGGATCAGCGCTTACCAACGAGCGCGCCCGCGACACGATCGCGACGTAAGAAAGGCCCTGATCGGTAGCGTCCAGATAGCGAAACTCAAACAGAGCGCGACTGATGTGACGATGGGTTGCAACGCCCGCGCGAATGCGCGGCGGAATCTCCAGTGCCACAGTTCCTTGTGGCAGAAAGATGACGTTTTCGGCAAGGGGCTCAAGCTCCACAGAAATGCGTGCATCGTCAGGCCTCGGCCATCGCTCTACGTAATATAGTTCTCCCAGACTCTCGGCGCGCAGGAGCTCTGTTGTCGTCCGCGACCACCGGCGGCCATCGTAATGATCAAAGGAAGTACCACGAAGGCGCAGCGTGCTTGGGGCGAACATCCATCCATGCCCGCCCGTGCGCACCCGCGCGATCACGGTGGGGTCTTCTCGGATGGCGCCAAACTCTCCGAGGTCCACCTGTCCTCCGAACCCCGCGATGCGTTGTTTGGCGTTGTAGCCGAAACTAAACAGACCGAGCCCAACGCGCGGAAAGGCGACAAATAAAAGGCCTGTCACCAGAAGAATTGGCAGAGCAAGCGCGAGAGTCCCAAGAAGGAAGGCGGGACGAAGAGCCGCTGAATCATCAAGCTTGCGCAAAAGCTCCGCTTCCGGCAGCGCGTAGGCTTGTTCAGCTTCATATCTGAGATACGATAGCGTCAGCATCCAGGGGATCAGCGCCACAAATCCTAGGAAGATGAGCGCATAACTGAGCGAGGTGGTTAGTACCGTGGCCGCAATCAAATGCAAGAACGCAAGCACCGTAATTTGTTGCGCCTCTCTTGCGCCAGTGCGGCTAAAGAGTCTGGAGATCTGAAGCACTGCCGAAAACTCCACGGCCAATAGGAGAAGCGCATGACCGCTGAGGGCTCGGGTCACCTGTAAGGCGAAACAAAGGACCAGGCCGAGCGACCAAAGAGTCTGGTAGCGTTTTTGGCGGATCAGGGCGCCTTCTGCAAACCAGCTCAGGGCCACAGAAGCTACCAAGAGTGCCTTAAAGGCAGGGCCCAAAAGATCCCCCATCGACAGAGCAAAAAGCCCCAGTGAGGCGATCACATACGTGACGACTTTATGGAGTGTTCCGAAACCTGAAACTCCCAAACTAGGCTGAGCGCGCAGCATGCTCGCTTCCAACATCGACCGTGGGTTCAAGGCGGGCCAACACCCCAAGCAATCTCACCGCATCATCCGGCCGGCTTGCGGTGTGGCGCCCTGCGCCCGGCGTGACAACCTCTACCGTGTTTCCTTCCCGCATCGCCTGTATGATGAGGCCAGTTGCTTGCGAGATCTGATCCTCAAACCTCTGAAACCATTGTTTATTTTGACCATCTTGGCAGTGTGTATCAATGGTGATACTCAACATATCTTCATCTTGTGCGCTGCGCTCTCGGGTCACCAGTGCTCCCAAAGAGGCTGAGCGCCGCCAATGGATGCTGCTTGCCGCATCTCCCCTCTGGTACTCCCGAATGCCGACGATCTCATCACCCTGTCCTGGCCCAGCCGCCCACACGCGCTCGTGTGCTACGGCAAATGGGCGGCGATGATATCGCAGTGGGGCACGGGGTTCTGGAAAGACGAGGTGCTCTAGGGCAGACGGGATGAACTGGCTTTTTTCCACCAGACCAAAAGGGAAACTACTTGTCAGCCACAGCCCCAAGCGCTTGCTCGGCCCCCGCCGTTCAAACACGACCGCATAGCCTTGTCGCTGGGTGCTGTGAGGGCCAAGCCAGCCAAAATAGACGGGCGCCTGGGCGGATGTCCCTTGTTCGGCCTCTGACACCTTGAGGCTGTAGCTGCTAAGCCAGCGTTTGTGGTTGCGAAGCGCAATCTGCATAAGCGCAGGTAATCTAGCGTAGATATAAGGCGGCAACACACGCGTGACGGACACGCCTCTTAGAGTGAACTCGCTCAGCAAGCCGCTTAGCAACATGAGCGTAAGCATCAAGCCAAACACGAGGTACACCAGGTTGTTGCCGGTATTGACCGCTGCGAGTCCCACAATGCACGCGATGGCAATAAACACCTTGCCTTCAGTGGTCAACCGCCAGCGCCGATTCTGCCGCTTTTTGCCCGCGCCCCAGGGCCCTAGCCCATCCCAGATGCCGCGCATCCGAAACTTTTTCAAAGAGGCACCGGTAAAGCGTGGAGAATGTCTTCAATGATACGCACCGCTTCACCGCGCACCAGGGGTGTATCTGAAACGCCCGCGACGCGGACCCGGTGCGCCAGGGCGGGCACGACCATGGCTTTGACATCGTCGGGAGTTACATGATCTCGCCCCAATACCAACGCTCTTGAACGCACTGCCCGGCTTAGTGCCAGCGCGGCGCGAGTGGATGCGCCGAGATCCAGCAAGGGCGTCTGGCGCGTGGCCGTGATGATCTGATGGATATAGCCAACTATGTGAGATTGAATCTGAATACGGTTCACCGCATCTTGTGCCGCGAGCAAGGCATGTCGTTCAGCAACCGGCTGCAGATCCGGAATGCTTCCGTTCTGCTCTCGGGTCGCAATGAGTTCTTTTTCAACGTGCGCGGGTGGATAACCCAAATCGATACGCAACAAAAACCGGTCGAGCTCCGATTCTGGCAATGGGTAGGTGCCATAAAACTCGCGCGGATTTTGTGTCGCCACCACAAAAAACGGCTCCTCCAATACATGCGTCTCGCCGTCGATGGAAACGTGACGCTCTTCCATGGCTTCCAGTAAAGCGCTTTGTGTGCGGGGAGGCGTTCGGTTTATCTCGTCCGCGAGAAGTACATGGGTGAAAAGAGGTCCGGGGCGAAACGAAAAATGCCCCGTCGCTTGGTGATATACGCTGCCACCTAGTACATCCGAAGGCAGTAGATCGGACGTGAATTGTACCCGCCGATAGGATACCGCCACCGATTGAGCTAAGGAGCGAGCCAGGGTGGTCTTCCCCACGCCCGGCACGTCTTCAATAAGTAAATGGCCCCGCGCAAGCAAGGCCATGACCGCGAGCGCCACATTATCTTCCTTGCCTTGCAAGGTGCGGCCGACATTGGAAATGATCCGTTGCGCCACGGACGTCGCCGATGCGATGCTGGCATCCATATTATTCACTATTCCTTTGCGCGCCAACGAAAACGCTCAATCAGAAACGCCATCCCTACGGAAACAAAGTACAATATTATCATGGGCGCCAACATCACCAGTTGGGAGCCCACATCCGGCGGGGTGAGAATGGCGGCCACTATGGCGGCGATCAGTACCCACCAACGGCTGAAGCGAAGCAGCTGACGAGAAGTGACGAGCCTGAGCGCCGAAAGCGTGGTCACCACCACTGGCACCTCAAACACCACCCCAAATGCTATCAACAGACGCGTTGCAAAGGTGAGATACTCGCCAATCATGATCGTGGGCACGATTTTGATCTTGCCACTAGGCAAAGGGCCGGCAAAGCCCAACAACGTGTCAAACATGCCAGGGAAGACGACAAGGTAGCCAAAGAAGGCCCCTCCCACAAAACATACCGTGGAGGCCATGACAAAAGGTAATGCGATCGTTTTCTCTTTTCGGTACAGGCCTGGCGCCACAAAGCACCACAGCTGCCAAAAGATCCAGGGCGCAGCGAACAACACGCCGACTACAAATGCGATCTTGAGGTACGCCATGAAGGGATCTACCGGATTGGCAAAGTGAAGAGACGGGTTCTCATCGAATCCCAACTGCTTCCAGTGAAGCGCGAGCGGCTGAACGAGCAGATCAAGCAGTTCTTCTCGCAACACCCATGCAACCGCAAACCCCGGAATGACGCCGAGCAGCGCGCGAATCAAACGGCTCCTGAGCTCGCTCAAATGCTCGAACAAGCCCATAGGGACGTCGTCTTCCGGTGCTTTGGTGTGGGAATCAGTCATGGGCGTCGGGCGCGTCTTTCGCCGTGTGTTCGATATGAGCCACATCCACGCCATCAGGCGGATACTCCATGTCCCGCTGTATGCTCTCGCTTGCCTCAGTGTCGGGTTTCGCTGTGCTGTCCTGCGTGGTGTCTAGGGGCAGCTCTTGACGTCGTCTCCACTCGGGAGGCTCGTCCCTGAGCAACTCATCGATTCCAACCGTGCGTCTCAGGTCCTGAGTCGCCTTTCGAAACTCCTTCAATGCCCTTCCGGCTGCCTTCATGAGCGTAGGCATGCGATCGGGCCCAACTGCGATGAGAAGAATAATCGCTATGATCAGCAGTTCGCCTGAGCCGATGCCAAGCATACTCGGGGGCTAAGCCGCAGCTTCGCGCCTGGCGCGCAGATCCTGCATAGTAGGACTTTGATCGTAGGACTCGTGGCTCATGACAAGCTTCGAAGCAATCGTGGACTCGACCTCGCGCCGGTCAAGAACATGATAGCTTAATGCGCGGGCGATGGCTCGTGCGTTTTGAAACCGGTCTTCCCGCTTGCGGGCCAGTGCACGGGCTATGATTGCGTCCATATCTCGGTCGATATGCTGTGCAATCAGGCCGACCCGCGGCGCATCTTCAAGCATAATGCGGCTCAGCAACGTTGGTACGTGATTGCCATTAAATGGCAGCCTGCCCGTGAGTCCTTGAAACAGAATCACGCCGAGGGAGTATAAATCGGCGCGGCCATCCACATAGGGATTGCCCGCGGCTTGTTCGGGCGAAACATAGTGTGGCGTACCGTAGACCCTGCCGTTCTCAAGGCGACGCTCTTCCGGCGACATTGTTAACGATGCGCACACACCGAAATCCAGAAGCTGGACTCGTAACTCGCCGTTGGAGTGGCGCTGAAGAAGAACATGTTCTGGTTTGAGATCACGGTGAGTGTACCCAAGGCGGTGAACGCGATGAAGAACCGCCGCGACTCGAATGCCCAAGGCCGCTACTTCTTGAGGAGATAATGTCTGATAGCGAGA encodes:
- the dapF gene encoding diaminopimelate epimerase — protein: MLEAPNASTTRAGLSEASTLSFSKYEGLGNDFIVVEQVSELSAHDAGFLCDRRHGVGADGVLLVDQDRGHTRMRVFNADGSQPEMCGNGIRCVALHQLRKSERASLDLEIQTASGLHRCIAEAEGTRRVGRIEVFMRPASLTPKDLPLYSDEPWIGFPLEIQGHQLSMTAVSMGNPHIVTFDAIDENLRSVLGPLLQTHPALPLGANVGFASWQPEQRAITLYVFERGSGWTLACGTGACAAAVAAVETQRIPRGSDIPVDLPGGRLWVHVGNKQEAVRMAGPARHVFDGMIAIDEVR
- a CDS encoding ribulose-phosphate 3-epimerase translates to MPPSSKSVRIAPSVLSADFARLAEEVRAVEAAGAEWLHVDVMDGHFVPNLTIGPLVVRAIRQTTRLPLDVHLMITHPERLIPAFAEAGADMITVHMEACVHLDRTLGLIRSLNKRSGVALNPHTLESTIEYVLPSLDLILVMSVNPGFGGQTFIPAVLPKIAALRRSIEQHGRHIDLSVDGGINPQTARLAKEAGADVLVSGNSIFGSTDYAQAIEALRLC
- a CDS encoding serine/threonine protein kinase, with translation MAEQRYRVLERLEAGGMAEVFRGAAISVQGFKKSVAIKRVLPHLVQNKKFLKMFLDEARLGAKLSHGNIVTVFDIGAADSTYFIVMEFVDGTNLKRMMEALRKKGETVPVNEAVYICMEACRGLSYAHELVDDDGSPLHLVHRDVSPPNIMLTKRGEVKLTDFGLAKATTQLEKTDPGVVKGKFSYLSPEAAMGQEVDARADVFALGVVLWEMLAGRRLFIGENDYQTVKLVQHAQVPSLGALNAEVDSELEELVNKTLARNPDERFQSARDMGNALADYLFGHQRRVTSYDIANLVNHTITSPTSVVAPVRISSRIDKLIQEELQNFTSLDSMSDPLAHADSPEPRLASNGARPLDAQIFGARSKRGAEEQNPEGQVDTRNWGENLLEDDPAKTLPPSRKIPSLRPAEGLAGWLEEDTDKHARPGSLASGGPMSHMPVSVSNPPLPRPPKLPQMAHATAKGTATSGKMWWLFVLSVMATAGLAAAAWQLKWF
- a CDS encoding tetratricopeptide repeat protein codes for the protein MTHRDDDADLTWVKDKPVEDDALTIARPSEPVRHPLPRAKGALDDPHWLRSRHRRRSLAQLFTRLKLKRLPELPWHGSLTGSLIVLALLLLGSAVSAFFAVRAFLEHRAFDRTMSLVEVASDNGLYASLDVAIQFAKQQRDPYDRFKALRARLLAVGQLEHGIDHAREAQALLRSLSPAARSLLDAHLAYAYLYLERGEVVAARSVISATSPSDDNEHSSEAARARSLTAQASGDFTRAELDARAAAIQRGYAPRHAALAARLRARNGDVKGALRDLDRAPDGDRSPVVRLARARILVEYAHEFAQAEREADEVLQALGSLASPPQRAEAFLIKAQVALAAGRFRLARRHVERAELNGPRWQDSFGMDMCETMLRAKLPANAAKMCHSLPTISTDPERRAQLHAELALSRHHVDQVQVDLQISGDATRTRLLRAGLHELRGELQEARRLFEQATADPTLSAEAYAGLARIAINEGLPHKSIAVLEEGLTHAPGHLGLMIQLAHAQIRADLVQRAHQTLKESMVLYPKEPEVLMLAAWIDLADDHPTTALRKAEAARAADTQDSNLALQLGKIAQAVGNCRAARSAYQSVLMRAPEHRDALLGLADAETRCGNIVEAQAVLHRMEPLLADSREYNEVRARLLVLMGTGHAGALTVEAFPDKTGALWADLGMLWFQAEQYQKAYAAFSKALKAQPDLPRAIMGLAWCQLQKGQLNQARGQLEKAAMLITDNSSAWMQATILGMRARIAFETGDFEHANAWATQAVGIDPSSSTAQHVLALIAQQRDKDRVARLRLAVQGSEPLPEVFAALAKLLPHSEEACQLSQRYLSAAPTGYDRDQMQDLARACSHR
- a CDS encoding DUF3488 domain-containing protein, which encodes MLRAQPSLGVSGFGTLHKVVTYVIASLGLFALSMGDLLGPAFKALLVASVALSWFAEGALIRQKRYQTLWSLGLVLCFALQVTRALSGHALLLLAVEFSAVLQISRLFSRTGAREAQQITVLAFLHLIAATVLTTSLSYALIFLGFVALIPWMLTLSYLRYEAEQAYALPEAELLRKLDDSAALRPAFLLGTLALALPILLVTGLLFVAFPRVGLGLFSFGYNAKQRIAGFGGQVDLGEFGAIREDPTVIARVRTGGHGWMFAPSTLRLRGTSFDHYDGRRWSRTTTELLRAESLGELYYVERWPRPDDARISVELEPLAENVIFLPQGTVALEIPPRIRAGVATHRHISRALFEFRYLDATDQGLSYVAIVSRARSLVSADPPSATSRTRYLQIPPKHQRLVGLAQQITKNRSTTISKAAAITAFLRDDPQFHYTTDQPRNPGPRPLEHFLFVSKSGHCEYFASALAIMLRAIGIPSRHVMGFLGGRYNRFGEYIAVRQGDAHSWVEAFVDGVGWVTLDPTPLGRASMDVEAGLFVDARALIDALRSKWDRHVVSYDLPDQLRYWERLQRWLARLRPKSTSEPEKHPTIKPPSVPHAGWWILMPGAAGLLGFFLYRQRKNRDRSTRTGESSNGLGLYRELERWLLKHGQERAAHLTPLEYANILKAQSFFGADAVERLTERYMQARYSHQLLTVKEQEQLLIELRRSHQT
- a CDS encoding DUF58 domain-containing protein, producing MRGIWDGLGPWGAGKKRQNRRWRLTTEGKVFIAIACIVGLAAVNTGNNLVYLVFGLMLTLMLLSGLLSEFTLRGVSVTRVLPPYIYARLPALMQIALRNHKRWLSSYSLKVSEAEQGTSAQAPVYFGWLGPHSTQRQGYAVVFERRGPSKRLGLWLTSSFPFGLVEKSQFIPSALEHLVFPEPRAPLRYHRRPFAVAHERVWAAGPGQGDEIVGIREYQRGDAASSIHWRRSASLGALVTRERSAQDEDMLSITIDTHCQDGQNKQWFQRFEDQISQATGLIIQAMREGNTVEVVTPGAGRHTASRPDDAVRLLGVLARLEPTVDVGSEHAARSA
- a CDS encoding MoxR family ATPase, with amino-acid sequence MASATSVAQRIISNVGRTLQGKEDNVALAVMALLARGHLLIEDVPGVGKTTLARSLAQSVAVSYRRVQFTSDLLPSDVLGGSVYHQATGHFSFRPGPLFTHVLLADEINRTPPRTQSALLEAMEERHVSIDGETHVLEEPFFVVATQNPREFYGTYPLPESELDRFLLRIDLGYPPAHVEKELIATREQNGSIPDLQPVAERHALLAAQDAVNRIQIQSHIVGYIHQIITATRQTPLLDLGASTRAALALSRAVRSRALVLGRDHVTPDDVKAMVVPALAHRVRVAGVSDTPLVRGEAVRIIEDILHALPVPL
- the tatC gene encoding twin-arginine translocase subunit TatC, whose translation is MTDSHTKAPEDDVPMGLFEHLSELRSRLIRALLGVIPGFAVAWVLREELLDLLVQPLALHWKQLGFDENPSLHFANPVDPFMAYLKIAFVVGVLFAAPWIFWQLWCFVAPGLYRKEKTIALPFVMASTVCFVGGAFFGYLVVFPGMFDTLLGFAGPLPSGKIKIVPTIMIGEYLTFATRLLIAFGVVFEVPVVVTTLSALRLVTSRQLLRFSRWWVLIAAIVAAILTPPDVGSQLVMLAPMIILYFVSVGMAFLIERFRWRAKE
- a CDS encoding twin-arginine translocase TatA/TatE family subunit; its protein translation is MLGIGSGELLIIAIILLIAVGPDRMPTLMKAAGRALKEFRKATQDLRRTVGIDELLRDEPPEWRRRQELPLDTTQDSTAKPDTEASESIQRDMEYPPDGVDVAHIEHTAKDAPDAHD